One part of the Engraulis encrasicolus isolate BLACKSEA-1 chromosome 17, IST_EnEncr_1.0, whole genome shotgun sequence genome encodes these proteins:
- the kdelr2b gene encoding ER lumen protein-retaining receptor 2b has product MNIFRLTGDLSHLAAIIILLLKIWNSRSCAGISGKSQVLFALVFTTRYLDLLTSFISLYNTTMKVIYIGCAYATVFLIYSKFKATYDGNHDTFRVEFLVVPVGGLAFLVNHDFSPLEILWTFSIYLESVAILPQLFMISKTGEAETITTHYLFFLGMYRALYLINWIWRFYFEGFFDMIAIVAGVVQTILYCDFFYLYVTKVLKGKKLSLPA; this is encoded by the exons ATGAACATATTCCGCCTCACCGGGGACCTTTCCCATTTAGCGGCTATCATCATCCTGCTGCTTAAAATATGGAACAGCAGATCATGTGCCG gCATCTCGGGGAAGAGTCAGGTGCTGTTTGCTCTGGTGTTCACCACGCGCTACCTGGACCTCCTCACCTCCTTCATCTCCCTCTACAACACCACCATGAAG GTCATCTACATTGGGTGTGCGTACGCCACCGTGTTCCTCATCTACTCCAAGTTCAAGGCCACGTACGACGGTAACCATGACACCTTCAGAGTGGAGTTCCTGGTGGTGCCAGTAGGGGGCCTAGCGTTCCTTGTCAACCACGACTTCTCACCCCTCGAG ATCCTGTGGACCTTCTCCATCTACCTGGAGTCTGTGGCCATCCTGCCACAGCTGTTCATGATCAGCAAGACTGGGGAGGCGGAGACCATCACCACGCACTACCTGTTCTTCCTGGGCATGTACCGCGCCCTCTACCTCATCAACTGGATCTGGCGCTTCTACTTCGAGGGATTCTTTGACATGATCGCCATCGTGGCCGGCGTGGTCCAGACCATCCTCTACTGCGACTTCTTCTACCTATACGTCACCAAGG TACTGAAAGGAAAAAAGCTGAGCTTGCCAGCGTAA